From Paenibacillus physcomitrellae, the proteins below share one genomic window:
- a CDS encoding GerAB/ArcD/ProY family transporter translates to MRTTSWQLFRFAYIYLYTQSAIFLVPTLIESSGYQGWIAILGGFALSVVILWCTYCVGKLGKDTPWYIFGQQVVGKWVHKLFLFLVFAWLIYYAALELENFSKFFGSIYMRVTPAWAIIFIVAAAVLYTSRLGFTTIVYMAEGVFLITALVIAILVGLFFPEADFRMLPALIHYHNPGLAVKDSITVAAWLAEWLTFLYISPDFTFDRKVFRNLLLAEVLTLVALILGWLFILLNFRPYLGGEVEYPYMELIRGTAQAGMTGNLDSLFIAIWSISMFIHNSFLIYAASKSARQLFGLKKLKGVTPAVLGIAVTIAILYSRNPAIFSAHYNSTWLAHIWIGFESIPAVYYGVSLLRRKKLSG, encoded by the coding sequence ATGAGGACTACATCTTGGCAGTTGTTCAGGTTTGCCTACATTTACTTATATACGCAATCAGCGATTTTCCTTGTTCCCACTTTGATCGAATCTTCAGGTTATCAAGGCTGGATCGCCATTTTAGGAGGTTTTGCTCTTAGTGTGGTGATTCTTTGGTGTACCTACTGCGTAGGTAAGCTGGGTAAAGATACGCCCTGGTATATATTTGGCCAGCAAGTGGTCGGGAAATGGGTGCATAAGCTGTTTCTCTTTCTTGTGTTTGCCTGGCTGATTTATTATGCGGCTCTGGAGCTTGAGAATTTCAGTAAGTTTTTCGGGTCTATATATATGAGAGTAACGCCTGCCTGGGCCATCATTTTTATTGTGGCAGCGGCTGTGCTCTATACTTCCCGGTTAGGATTTACCACGATCGTTTATATGGCGGAAGGGGTCTTTCTGATCACCGCTCTGGTGATAGCGATCCTTGTCGGTTTGTTTTTTCCTGAAGCTGATTTCCGGATGCTGCCGGCGTTGATTCATTATCACAATCCCGGCCTGGCTGTTAAAGATTCCATTACCGTGGCCGCCTGGCTGGCAGAGTGGTTGACCTTTTTGTATATCTCGCCGGATTTCACGTTTGACAGGAAAGTGTTCCGGAATTTGTTGTTGGCCGAAGTCCTGACCCTCGTAGCGCTGATACTCGGCTGGCTTTTTATCCTTCTCAATTTTCGGCCTTACTTGGGGGGAGAGGTGGAATATCCCTACATGGAACTGATCCGGGGCACTGCACAAGCGGGCATGACAGGCAATTTGGACAGTCTCTTTATCGCGATATGGTCGATCTCGATGTTTATTCATAATTCCTTCTTGATTTATGCGGCATCCAAATCGGCACGCCAGTTATTTGGTCTGAAGAAATTAAAGGGAGTAACGCCTGCCGTGCTAGGCATCGCTGTCACTATTGCCATTCTCTATTCGCGGAATCCGGCCATTTTCTCCGCACACTATAACTCGACATGGCTTGCCCACATCTGGATCGGTTTTGAATCTATTCCGGCCGTTTATTATGGAGTATCGCTGCTTCGCAGGAAAAAGTTATCGGGCTGA
- a CDS encoding heme-degrading domain-containing protein, with the protein MEDYTVLLDELLRQEQELQFTEFSNNTAVKLGNLILDKAFAEGKQITVDIRKNGMLLFHAKMNENGLGNDRWIARKINVVHHYEHSSYYIHVRMKAGNTTIQDSDFIDPMEYAAEGGSFPILIKNVGMVGTITVSGLQGHEDHEMVVSSLQKLLNA; encoded by the coding sequence ATGGAAGATTATACAGTTCTGTTAGACGAGCTTCTCCGTCAGGAACAGGAACTGCAGTTTACGGAATTCAGCAACAATACGGCAGTTAAATTAGGAAATCTAATTCTCGACAAAGCGTTTGCCGAAGGCAAGCAAATTACGGTGGATATCCGCAAGAACGGCATGCTTCTGTTTCATGCAAAAATGAATGAAAACGGTTTAGGCAATGACCGCTGGATCGCGCGCAAGATCAATGTCGTTCATCACTATGAGCATAGTTCCTATTACATACACGTCCGGATGAAGGCGGGGAACACAACGATTCAGGACAGCGATTTTATCGATCCGATGGAATATGCGGCAGAAGGCGGCAGCTTCCCGATTTTGATCAAAAACGTCGGTATGGTTGGCACAATCACCGTTTCAGGCCTGCAGGGCCATGAAGATCACGAAATGGTGGTATCTTCGCTTCAGAAGCTGCTTAACGCTTAG
- a CDS encoding MBL fold metallo-hydrolase, which translates to MLTAAIILILIVLIAAAVYGFIRIYPPFGVPVDRSRISRFEQSEHYRQGKFQNRIPTQSIDSSIRSFYSLFADHLKNNPKRRPPHELPVLNPNLGSLTAAETDSVTWLGHSSVLLKLGGKNLLLDPMLGMHSSPLPGFGAKRFKSSSQIEVKDLPRLDAVFLSHDHFDHLDYSTIQQLSGKVGRYFVPLGVGSRLVRFGVERGLIQEFDWWGEVEWQGIRAVCTPARHFSGRALFDKDATLWCSWVLLDPKTRVYFSGDSGYDEHFKRIGDLYGPFDLTLIECGQYDPRWEQIHMMPEQTVQAHKDLRGRRLLPIHWAGFALAMHGWMEPVERVSEDSERRGVELLVPRIGETVSLKEEALLPRDKWWRTV; encoded by the coding sequence ATGCTGACCGCGGCCATTATTCTGATTCTCATCGTTCTGATCGCGGCTGCTGTTTATGGATTTATTCGGATTTATCCGCCGTTTGGGGTGCCGGTCGACCGCAGCAGAATAAGCCGTTTTGAGCAGTCAGAGCACTATCGGCAGGGGAAATTCCAGAATCGAATTCCAACCCAATCCATAGACTCTTCTATTCGGAGCTTTTATTCACTGTTCGCAGACCATTTGAAAAATAATCCGAAACGCCGTCCGCCACACGAACTGCCGGTTCTGAATCCGAACCTGGGCAGCCTGACGGCAGCCGAAACCGATTCGGTCACCTGGCTGGGCCATTCAAGCGTTCTGTTAAAGCTGGGCGGAAAAAATCTGCTGCTGGATCCCATGCTGGGGATGCATTCTTCCCCGCTGCCGGGATTTGGCGCGAAACGGTTTAAAAGCAGCTCTCAAATCGAGGTGAAGGACCTGCCTCGGCTTGACGCTGTGTTCCTCTCCCACGATCATTTCGACCATCTCGATTACAGCACGATCCAGCAGTTATCCGGCAAGGTTGGGCGCTACTTTGTTCCGCTTGGGGTAGGGAGCCGACTAGTCCGCTTCGGCGTTGAACGGGGGCTTATTCAGGAATTTGACTGGTGGGGAGAAGTGGAATGGCAAGGAATCCGGGCGGTCTGCACACCGGCCCGGCATTTCTCGGGAAGAGCGTTGTTTGATAAGGACGCGACCCTTTGGTGCTCCTGGGTGCTGCTGGATCCAAAGACTCGTGTTTATTTCAGCGGCGACAGCGGTTATGACGAGCATTTCAAGAGAATCGGCGATCTGTACGGTCCGTTTGATCTAACACTCATCGAGTGCGGGCAATACGATCCCCGCTGGGAGCAGATTCATATGATGCCGGAGCAGACTGTGCAGGCGCATAAGGATCTTAGAGGGAGAAGACTGCTGCCGATCCATTGGGCGGGCTTCGCTTTGGCCATGCACGGTTGGATGGAACCGGTTGAAAGGGTGTCTGAAGATTCGGAACGCCGAGGGGTTGAGCTGCTCGTTCCGAGAATCGGGGAAACCGTCTCTCTGAAGGAGGAAGCTCTGCTTCCCCGGGATAAATGGTGGAGAACCGTTTAA
- a CDS encoding acetylornithine deacetylase produces the protein MGIQTMDDLHRLVEMRQDELFQILERLISFPTVSPPARNTMDAQQYVADLLESIGFDAELWEVYPGDPNVTAVKKGSASDRYNSLLLNGHIDVAEVGDTSEWERNPFEMVIENGRAFGRGATDMKGGLAALLFVFKLLHEEGIQLKGDLHFQSVIGEEAGEAGTRACMERGCSADFAVVADGSGSKIQGQGGVITGWVTVQSPVTQHDGLRSRMIHAGGGVKGASAIEKMMKLIQGLQELERHWAVTKSYPGFAPGINTINPAVIEGGRHAAFIADRCALWITVHFYPDEDYDSVTAEIEDHLLRVAAADPWLKDHPPAFKWGGRSMIEDRGEIFPALELDPHNPGFITLADWHRRTYGSPPEVGMNPSVTDAGWIGRAGIPTVVYGPGELEQAHAVNESISVQQLVDYAKVMIGFITEYCETPKGKGNGK, from the coding sequence ATGGGAATCCAAACGATGGATGACCTTCACCGATTGGTGGAGATGCGACAAGACGAGCTGTTTCAGATTCTGGAACGGCTTATTTCATTTCCAACAGTAAGCCCGCCGGCCCGCAATACGATGGACGCGCAGCAATATGTGGCTGACCTGCTGGAATCGATCGGATTCGATGCGGAGCTCTGGGAGGTGTATCCCGGCGATCCGAATGTAACAGCCGTCAAGAAGGGAAGCGCATCTGACCGCTATAACAGCCTGCTGTTAAACGGGCATATCGACGTTGCAGAAGTCGGTGACACCAGCGAGTGGGAACGGAATCCGTTTGAAATGGTTATCGAGAACGGCCGGGCCTTCGGGCGCGGGGCGACCGACATGAAGGGAGGACTCGCCGCTCTGCTGTTCGTCTTCAAGCTGCTGCACGAAGAAGGGATTCAGCTTAAGGGCGATCTTCATTTTCAGTCGGTGATCGGCGAGGAAGCCGGGGAAGCTGGAACAAGAGCGTGCATGGAGCGGGGATGCAGCGCGGATTTCGCGGTTGTAGCTGACGGCAGCGGCAGCAAGATTCAGGGCCAGGGCGGCGTTATTACCGGTTGGGTTACGGTTCAGAGCCCGGTGACTCAGCATGATGGGCTTCGTTCGCGGATGATCCATGCAGGCGGGGGTGTTAAGGGAGCCAGCGCGATTGAAAAGATGATGAAACTCATCCAAGGGCTGCAGGAGCTTGAACGCCACTGGGCCGTAACGAAAAGTTATCCCGGTTTTGCACCGGGGATCAATACGATCAATCCGGCTGTGATCGAAGGCGGCCGGCATGCGGCTTTTATTGCAGACCGCTGTGCGCTCTGGATTACCGTTCACTTCTATCCGGATGAGGATTACGACTCGGTAACGGCAGAGATCGAGGATCACTTGCTGCGGGTAGCGGCAGCCGATCCTTGGCTTAAGGATCATCCGCCAGCATTCAAATGGGGCGGCCGGTCGATGATCGAAGATCGCGGCGAAATCTTTCCTGCGCTCGAATTAGATCCGCATAATCCTGGTTTCATAACGCTGGCAGATTGGCACCGGCGCACTTATGGAAGTCCGCCTGAGGTCGGCATGAACCCCAGCGTGACGGATGCGGGATGGATCGGCCGGGCCGGAATTCCAACCGTCGTATATGGACCCGGCGAGCTGGAGCAGGCCCATGCCGTCAATGAAAGCATCTCCGTACAACAGCTGGTTGACTATGCCAAAGTCATGATCGGCTTCATAACCGAATACTGCGAGACACCTAAAGGGAAGGGGAATGGGAAATGA
- the tenA gene encoding thiaminase II gives MTKIDQPNQAPAAWTPADNKGNPGQGKFTARLHQSVQAVWAGCHEHPFLTELRSGSLSLDRFAFYMKQDYVFLKDYVKMFALGSLKAWDLETMGKFADLLQQTLNVEMELHRQYAEKFGITRDELESTEPAPVTLAYTKYMLDAGAQGTLGDVVASLLPCMWSYSEIGSEAVRLHPECLKHELYREWFMMYNSDEFRSLADWCVQLMDQLAEGLPERELARLEERFVTTSRFEYMFWDMAYRKAAWDI, from the coding sequence ATGACGAAGATCGACCAACCGAATCAAGCGCCTGCAGCCTGGACACCGGCTGATAATAAGGGGAATCCGGGGCAGGGCAAATTCACAGCCCGGCTTCACCAGTCTGTTCAGGCCGTCTGGGCCGGCTGCCATGAGCATCCTTTTCTGACGGAGCTGAGAAGCGGCAGCTTGTCTTTGGACCGGTTTGCTTTCTACATGAAGCAGGATTATGTATTTCTCAAGGACTATGTCAAAATGTTTGCCCTCGGCAGTCTTAAAGCCTGGGATCTGGAGACGATGGGGAAATTTGCGGATCTTCTGCAGCAAACGCTGAACGTTGAAATGGAGCTGCACCGCCAATATGCCGAGAAGTTCGGCATTACCCGCGATGAACTTGAATCGACTGAACCGGCTCCGGTCACGCTGGCGTATACCAAATACATGCTGGATGCAGGCGCCCAAGGCACACTCGGCGATGTGGTCGCTTCTTTGCTGCCATGCATGTGGAGCTACAGCGAAATCGGCAGCGAGGCTGTCCGGCTCCATCCGGAATGCCTGAAGCACGAGCTCTACCGGGAATGGTTTATGATGTACAACTCGGACGAGTTCCGCAGTTTGGCGGATTGGTGCGTTCAGCTGATGGATCAGCTGGCCGAGGGACTGCCCGAGCGTGAGCTGGCCAGGCTCGAAGAACGTTTTGTTACGACCTCCCGGTTTGAATATATGTTCTGGGATATGGCTTACCGCAAGGCCGCGTGGGACATATGA
- a CDS encoding ABC transporter ATP-binding protein: MSRQAAPERGNPSPEPGELNGNRSEFNGTGSNLHSQTHQSHPGERHAFGTPCLAVKDLGYAFAADKPIFSKLSFELQEGEFVSLLAPSGMGKTTLFRLIAGLLKPQAGEIHAPEGQIGYMPQRDCLMPWRTVLDNAAVGLEIGGMSKREARRRALELLPEFGLEGTGRRMPHELSGGMRQRVSFMRSLLAGGRLLLLDEPFSALDAMTRISMQEWLLQIWEKHRTTILFITHDVDEALLLSDRLLIASHAPVSRLHDVEVGRPRPRSYETLLTPPFIGLKQQVLELLRPGQRPLEAASMNKGGLE; the protein is encoded by the coding sequence ATGAGCAGGCAGGCGGCGCCTGAACGTGGGAATCCATCTCCAGAGCCAGGCGAATTGAACGGGAATAGAAGCGAATTTAACGGTACTGGAAGTAACCTGCACTCGCAGACACATCAGAGTCATCCCGGTGAGCGGCACGCGTTTGGGACGCCGTGTCTTGCAGTCAAGGATCTGGGGTATGCGTTTGCGGCAGACAAACCGATTTTCAGCAAGCTGAGCTTTGAGCTGCAGGAAGGTGAGTTTGTTTCGCTTCTTGCGCCAAGCGGTATGGGCAAGACGACGTTATTTCGTTTGATCGCCGGGCTGCTGAAGCCGCAGGCGGGCGAGATTCATGCGCCGGAGGGGCAGATCGGCTACATGCCGCAAAGGGACTGCCTGATGCCCTGGCGAACCGTGCTGGACAATGCGGCCGTCGGGCTGGAGATCGGCGGCATGTCCAAACGGGAGGCGAGACGCCGGGCGCTTGAGCTGCTGCCTGAATTTGGCCTCGAAGGGACCGGGCGGCGGATGCCTCATGAGCTGTCGGGCGGCATGCGGCAGCGGGTCTCCTTCATGCGGAGCCTCCTGGCTGGTGGCCGGCTGCTTCTGCTCGATGAGCCGTTCAGCGCTTTGGATGCGATGACCCGCATCAGCATGCAGGAGTGGCTGCTTCAGATTTGGGAGAAGCACCGGACGACCATTCTGTTCATTACGCATGACGTAGATGAGGCACTGTTGCTGTCAGACCGATTGCTCATCGCCTCACATGCGCCGGTCTCCCGGCTGCATGACGTTGAAGTAGGCCGGCCCAGACCCCGCAGCTATGAGACGCTGCTGACGCCGCCTTTCATCGGCTTAAAGCAGCAGGTGCTCGAGCTGCTGCGGCCGGGGCAGCGGCCGCTTGAAGCAGCTTCGATGAACAAGGGGGGATTAGAATGA
- a CDS encoding ABC transporter permease — MKRVREVSPFIVMLVLVAVLWEAATTYLNIPHYIIPKLSDVFQSIWDNRGLLTKHVGVTLGESLLGLAFSIVFGVLAAVWIEASGLAQKTLYPLIIASQSVPIIALSPIMVMWFGYEIWSKVAVVILFTFFPVAVNTADGFRSADPGIGEVLRTMGAGRRQLFLKWKLPSALPGFFTGLKLSATYSVGGATLGEWLGGESGLGVYTKRASNMLRGDAVFSGVLLLAALGMLMFAAAHLLGRICLAKRRERT; from the coding sequence ATGAAGCGAGTTCGCGAGGTCTCTCCGTTTATTGTGATGCTTGTGCTTGTGGCAGTGCTTTGGGAAGCGGCAACCACCTATTTGAATATCCCGCATTATATCATTCCTAAATTATCGGATGTCTTTCAATCCATTTGGGATAACCGCGGGCTGCTGACCAAACATGTCGGGGTTACACTCGGTGAATCGCTGCTGGGTCTGGCGTTCTCCATCGTGTTTGGTGTTCTGGCCGCGGTTTGGATCGAAGCCTCTGGTCTGGCCCAGAAGACGCTGTATCCGCTGATCATCGCTTCCCAAAGCGTTCCGATTATTGCCTTGTCGCCGATCATGGTTATGTGGTTTGGCTACGAAATCTGGAGCAAGGTGGCTGTTGTCATCTTGTTTACCTTCTTCCCTGTAGCGGTGAATACGGCAGACGGGTTCCGCAGCGCAGACCCCGGGATCGGCGAAGTGCTGCGGACGATGGGAGCCGGCAGACGGCAGCTGTTTCTGAAATGGAAGCTGCCTTCGGCTTTGCCCGGATTTTTCACAGGCCTCAAGCTATCCGCTACATACAGCGTAGGGGGCGCGACCTTGGGCGAATGGCTGGGCGGGGAATCAGGGTTAGGCGTTTATACCAAAAGAGCCTCCAATATGCTTCGCGGAGACGCTGTATTTTCCGGTGTGCTGCTTCTGGCGGCCTTAGGCATGCTGATGTTCGCTGCGGCCCATCTGCTCGGCCGGATCTGCCTGGCGAAGAGGAGGGAACGTACATAA
- a CDS encoding ABC transporter substrate-binding protein, protein MNRSQRIRDRRPRINDGRRLKLVLLSIWLCLAVGLGGCSANKSAGSGLTEVNVLLDWYPNAVHSFLFAAEQQGYFEQEGLKVNLETPADTNDAIKLLAAGKADLAISYQMQIAQSRAEDIPVVSVAALVRHPLDQIFVRADSDIKSPKDLAGKKVGYPSTPLNEAMVNTMVASDNGDPSQVKYTDIGWDLIPAMTTGKVDAIIGGYINHEKLLIEKEGIPLRTFDPADYGVPDNYELVLAASEDGLAKHEDTIRKFLKAAAKGQAYTVQNPDQALNILLEHENKDFPLDPDVEKQSLNILLPMMDDGSAGFGEQTEASWEAVIQWLKDHGQIKSDTTIKAQDAFRNLGV, encoded by the coding sequence ATGAACAGATCTCAACGAATTCGTGACAGAAGGCCCCGGATTAATGACGGAAGGCGCCTAAAACTGGTACTCTTATCTATATGGCTTTGTTTGGCCGTGGGCCTTGGCGGTTGTTCTGCCAACAAATCGGCAGGGTCGGGACTTACGGAAGTCAATGTTCTGCTCGACTGGTATCCGAATGCCGTCCACTCTTTCTTGTTTGCTGCTGAGCAGCAGGGTTATTTCGAGCAGGAGGGATTGAAGGTGAATCTGGAGACGCCGGCCGATACGAATGATGCGATTAAATTGCTGGCTGCGGGGAAAGCGGATCTTGCCATCAGCTATCAAATGCAGATTGCGCAGTCCCGGGCTGAGGATATTCCGGTTGTGTCCGTGGCGGCTCTCGTCCGGCATCCGCTGGATCAGATCTTCGTTCGGGCGGATTCGGATATTAAAAGTCCGAAAGATCTCGCCGGGAAGAAGGTCGGCTACCCGTCAACTCCGCTGAATGAAGCGATGGTGAACACGATGGTGGCGAGTGACAACGGCGATCCGTCCCAGGTCAAATATACCGATATCGGCTGGGATCTCATTCCGGCCATGACGACCGGCAAGGTCGACGCCATCATCGGCGGTTACATCAATCATGAGAAGCTGCTGATCGAGAAGGAAGGCATTCCGCTGCGGACATTTGATCCGGCGGATTACGGGGTGCCTGATAATTATGAATTGGTGCTGGCGGCCAGTGAAGACGGGCTAGCCAAACATGAGGATACGATTCGCAAATTTTTGAAAGCCGCTGCCAAAGGGCAGGCCTACACCGTACAGAATCCGGATCAAGCGCTGAATATTCTGCTGGAGCATGAGAACAAGGATTTCCCGCTGGATCCGGACGTAGAGAAGCAGAGCTTGAATATTCTGCTGCCTATGATGGATGACGGGTCGGCCGGCTTCGGCGAGCAGACGGAGGCTTCATGGGAAGCAGTCATTCAGTGGCTGAAGGACCATGGACAAATCAAATCAGACACAACGATCAAGGCACAGGATGCATTCCGCAATCTAGGCGTTTAG
- a CDS encoding ThiF family adenylyltransferase, with protein MLERYSRQMLFAPIGEQGQRTLMSKSILIVGMGALGTVLANHMVRSGVGRVRMVDRDYVEPSNLQRQMLYDEEDAEQGLPKVIAAKHKLSRINSSVELEAVFSDVTAANIEGLLEGVDLVLDGTDNFQTRFLLNDACYRQGIPFVYGGAVSSRGMSAIFVPGVTPCLRCFISSADGGGQTCDTIGVISPIVDIVASYQAAEALKFLVGAAAQRRGSLLTLDIWQNQYFEMKMGKPKENCPCCGLKQYPALEQQADEMVSLCGRESVQISGHEPFELEAWKDRLSPAVKETKLNPYLLRAELNEGQRLVLFADGRVLVQGTDDLVRAKTLYARYIGG; from the coding sequence ATGCTGGAGAGATATTCAAGACAAATGTTATTCGCGCCGATTGGAGAGCAGGGCCAGCGGACTTTGATGAGCAAGTCCATTTTAATCGTCGGAATGGGAGCGCTCGGGACAGTGCTGGCAAACCATATGGTTCGTTCAGGCGTAGGCAGGGTCCGTATGGTGGACCGCGATTATGTCGAACCGAGCAACCTGCAGCGGCAGATGCTTTATGACGAGGAAGATGCCGAGCAAGGGCTTCCGAAAGTCATTGCGGCCAAACATAAACTTAGCCGGATCAACTCCTCCGTGGAGCTGGAGGCCGTGTTCTCTGATGTAACGGCCGCCAATATCGAAGGTTTGCTGGAGGGCGTAGATCTCGTTCTGGATGGAACGGACAATTTCCAGACCCGCTTTCTGCTGAATGACGCCTGCTACCGCCAAGGCATCCCGTTCGTGTACGGCGGCGCCGTCAGCTCGCGCGGGATGAGCGCCATATTTGTACCTGGTGTGACGCCCTGCCTACGCTGCTTCATTTCCTCGGCTGACGGCGGAGGACAAACCTGTGACACGATTGGTGTTATTTCACCGATCGTGGACATTGTGGCTTCTTATCAGGCTGCCGAGGCGCTGAAGTTTCTGGTAGGAGCGGCCGCGCAGCGGCGGGGCAGTCTGCTAACGCTCGACATCTGGCAGAACCAGTATTTCGAAATGAAGATGGGCAAGCCGAAGGAGAACTGCCCTTGCTGTGGTCTCAAGCAGTATCCGGCGCTGGAGCAGCAGGCAGACGAAATGGTCTCGCTGTGCGGACGTGAATCGGTGCAGATTTCGGGGCATGAACCGTTTGAGCTGGAAGCGTGGAAGGACCGATTATCTCCGGCTGTCAAAGAGACGAAGCTGAATCCTTATCTGCTGCGGGCTGAGCTGAACGAAGGACAGCGGCTTGTGCTCTTTGCCGATGGACGTGTGCTCGTCCAGGGAACGGACGATTTGGTACGGGCCAAAACGTTATATGCGCGGTATATAGGCGGCTGA
- the thiE gene encoding thiamine phosphate synthase, translating to MKDFKLYAITGEQFHPGRDLIEVMEEAILGGADILQLRDKHSGREELLRKAKDLRVLTRKHGVTFIVNDHVDIALEAEADGIHLGQGDMPLAEARKLVGSKIIGISTHAIEEALASEEQGADYIGVGPVYPTATKAEAAPVTLSYVREVAERIKIPFVAIGGIKLDNVDAVLAAGATRICAVSEIVGSSDVAGTCRAFIRKIEESGARIWS from the coding sequence TTGAAGGATTTCAAATTATATGCAATTACCGGCGAGCAGTTTCATCCCGGCCGGGATTTAATAGAGGTAATGGAGGAAGCCATTCTTGGCGGTGCGGATATTCTCCAGCTGCGCGACAAGCACAGCGGACGCGAAGAGCTGCTGCGTAAAGCCAAGGATTTGCGGGTGCTGACCCGCAAACATGGCGTGACGTTTATCGTTAATGACCATGTGGACATTGCGCTCGAGGCTGAAGCGGACGGCATTCATCTGGGTCAGGGGGATATGCCGCTTGCTGAAGCCCGTAAGCTTGTCGGCAGCAAAATCATCGGCATCTCCACACACGCGATTGAAGAGGCTTTGGCCTCTGAAGAGCAGGGAGCGGATTACATCGGGGTTGGACCGGTGTACCCGACAGCCACGAAGGCGGAAGCGGCTCCGGTTACTCTGTCTTATGTACGGGAAGTGGCAGAGCGTATTAAGATTCCTTTTGTGGCGATCGGCGGGATTAAGCTGGACAATGTGGATGCCGTGCTGGCGGCCGGAGCAACAAGAATTTGCGCGGTCAGTGAAATTGTAGGCAGCAGCGACGTTGCGGGTACCTGCAGAGCCTTCATCCGCAAGATTGAGGAAAGCGGGGCACGTATATGGAGCTGA
- the thiS gene encoding sulfur carrier protein ThiS: protein MELIINGAAKELQAETLADVVEQLGLTGKPVVAEADGLVVTSEAWSQTAVRPGMRIELVHFVGGG from the coding sequence ATGGAGCTGATCATCAACGGGGCAGCCAAGGAGCTGCAAGCAGAGACTTTGGCGGATGTGGTGGAGCAGCTCGGTTTGACGGGGAAACCGGTTGTAGCCGAGGCGGACGGACTGGTCGTGACATCAGAAGCATGGAGTCAGACCGCAGTTAGGCCAGGTATGAGAATCGAACTGGTTCATTTTGTAGGAGGGGGCTGA
- a CDS encoding thiazole synthase: MKQAATAGGVTKTAGRDTWKIGETTLTSRFFLGTGLFPNPYVQIEAIEASGAEVLTFAIRRVNLEAAEDDSILQHLQDRKFIYLPNTSGARTAEEAVRIARLARASGLSDWVKVEISANERTLLPDPIETLKATEILVKEGFTVLPYISDDPIICKKLEEAGAAAIMPGAAPIGTGLGILNPYNIGLIVEESHIPVIVDAGLGTASDVTQAMELGVSGVLMNTPVAKAKNPAGMAEAMKLAISAGRLAYLSGRMSKKRYASASSGLESLKLQ, from the coding sequence ATGAAGCAGGCAGCAACAGCTGGTGGAGTTACCAAGACGGCCGGCAGAGACACTTGGAAAATAGGAGAAACCACGCTGACTTCGCGTTTCTTCCTTGGCACAGGCTTGTTCCCGAATCCCTATGTGCAGATTGAAGCGATTGAGGCTTCCGGAGCAGAGGTGCTGACCTTTGCGATCCGGCGGGTGAACCTGGAGGCGGCTGAAGATGACTCGATCCTGCAGCATCTGCAGGACCGGAAATTCATTTACCTGCCGAACACCTCGGGAGCGCGCACGGCGGAGGAGGCCGTGCGGATCGCCCGGCTGGCCAGGGCTTCCGGTTTGAGCGATTGGGTGAAGGTGGAGATCAGCGCGAATGAACGGACGCTGCTGCCTGACCCGATCGAAACGCTGAAAGCAACTGAAATTCTGGTTAAGGAAGGCTTTACCGTGCTGCCTTACATTTCAGATGATCCAATCATCTGCAAGAAGCTTGAAGAGGCCGGGGCTGCGGCGATTATGCCTGGCGCCGCTCCAATCGGAACAGGATTAGGTATTCTGAATCCCTATAACATCGGACTGATTGTAGAAGAAAGTCATATACCGGTTATTGTGGACGCGGGACTCGGGACGGCAAGCGATGTCACCCAGGCGATGGAGCTTGGGGTATCGGGTGTGCTGATGAATACGCCTGTCGCCAAAGCGAAGAATCCGGCCGGGATGGCCGAAGCGATGAAGCTGGCCATTTCCGCTGGCAGACTGGCTTATTTGTCGGGGCGGATGTCCAAGAAGAGGTATGCATCGGCGAGCAGCGGACTGGAATCGTTAAAGCTTCAATAA